Genomic window (Terriglobales bacterium):
CTGGTGGATGTCGGGCATGGCGATGGCGTACTTCACCACTCCGGGCAGGGTGGCGGTGTTCACCAGTTGCTCCGTCGACTTGTCGCCCAGCGCGTCTTCCAGCAGCGCTTCGTCGGCATACAGCCGCGCGGGCGCGCGCATGTCCTCGCGGTACGACTGCGGGATCTCCCATACGTTCTGCGCCACGCGCACGAAATCAGACTTCTGCGGCATTTCTCCTTTGCCCTCTTACCTTTGCCCTTTGCCTTCCTTACACGTCCACCACAACAGTTACCTCGAACCCGTCCTTGCTTTCAGTGATCCGCAACTCGTGGAAGGTCACCGCCTTGATGGGATTGACGTCGGACGCCTGTCGCGCTCGACCCTCCACGCGCGCCCGCAACCGGGTATCGAAAATCTCAATGACCTTAAAGCGATTGTATGCCTCGCACTCGGTCTCCTGCAGGTAGAGCAGTTCGTTCAACCAGTTGACCAGCAGCGTCTCCCGATCTACACCTTCTACCGAGACCTCGTGCGAAACGGTTGGCTCGAACTCCGGCGCTGCGCCCCGCGGCCAGCACACCACCCGGGCTGCGTTCACGAACAAATCCGCCAGTGTCCCGCCGCGTATGCGGAACGCCCAGTCCGCCGTGTGTTCGACTTCTTCGTAGGGCTGCATGAAGCTCTCGTCCAAGCTTTGCCGGAGTAAAGGGAATACTGGGAAGTCCCTCGAAGGAACGACCTATCCTAGCTCAGCCGTTTCAACGTTAGGTGGGCCAGATGCAGAAGGGGAAGCAGGTGTGGACGACGCCGGATCCTACTTAATCCGCCGTTTCCGCCACCGCTCCTGCGTGCGCGTGCCGCACCGGCAACCATGCCCGCACGATCACGTACAGCACCGGGATGATAAACAGGTTGAGGAAGGTGGAAACGATCATCCCGCCGGCCACGGTGGTTCCCACCGAATGCCGTCCCGCCGAGCCCGCGCCCGAGGCGAACACCAGCGGCATCACTCCCATGATGGTGGCCACCGACGTCATCAGGATGGGCCGCAGCCGCAGCCGTGCCGCTCCCGCCGCCGCTTCCATCAGCGGCACCCCGCGCGCCTGCAACTGCTCGGCAAACTCCACGATCAGGATGGCGTTCTTGCTCGCCAATCCGATCAGCATCACCAGTCCCACCTGGCAGTAGACGTCGTTCTGCAGCCCGCGCATCCACTGCGCTCCCAGCGCTCCCAGGATGGCCATCGGCACCGAAAGCAGGATGATGAAGGGCAGCACGAAGCTCTCATATTGCGCGGATAACGTCAGGTAGACCACTAGCAGTCCCAGGGCGAACAACAGCAGCGACTGCCCTCCGGACTCGATCTCTTCCAGCGCCAGCCCCGTCCACTCGTAGGAATACCCCGAGGGCAGCGATTCGCGCGCCACTTCTTCCATGGCTGCGATCGCCTGCCCGGAACTGTATCCCGGCGCCGCGCTGCCGTTGATCTCCGCCGTGCGGAACAGGTTGTAGTGGCTCACGATGCTGGCCGTGGTGGTTTCTTTCACCGTCACCAGGCTGTCCAGCGGCACCATCTGGCCGGTCTCGGCGCGCACGTAGAACTGCCTGAGGTCGCGCGGCTGCGAGCGGAATTGCTTGTCCGCCTGCACGTACACCCGGTACGACCGGTTGTTGAAGTCGAAGTCGTTCACGTACTGGGAACCCATGTAGACCTGCAGCGCCGACGTGATCTCCGTGAACGGTACTCCCAGGCTCTTGGCCCTTTCCCGGTCAATCTCCACCAGGAATTGTGGATCGCGCGCGCTGAACGTGGTGAACAGGCCCTGCAGTTCGGGCCGCGTGCTGGCCTTGCGGATCAGTCCGCGCAGAGCGTTCTCCATCTCCTCCATGGTTCCCGCGCCGGTCTGCTGCAACTGAAACTGGAATCCGCCATACGCTCCCAGTCCCTCAATGGCCGGCGGGCCGAAAGGCACCACGCTCGCCTCTCGGATCCCGGCCAGCGGCCCGCGCACGGCATTCACCACCTCCCCCAGCGAATGGCCTTCTCCCTTCCGTTCCTCGATGTCCTTCATGTTCATGAAGATCATCGCCCGGTTCGGCGCCGCCCCGCTGAAGCTCCAGCCCGGCACCGAGAACACGCCGGTCACATCCGGATTCTGCAGCAGCACCTTGCTCGCCTGGTGCGAGACCGCGGTGGTGTACTCCAGCGACGCCCCTTCCGGGGCCTGCACCAGCACCATGAACCAGCCCTGGTCCTCGTCGGGGACGAAGCTGGTCGGCACCGCCTGGTACACGCCGTAGGCCGCTGCCAGTCCGATCAGGAACACCACCACCACCAGCGCGCGCTTCCGCTCCAGCACCGGAATCAGGTTGCTGTAGGCCTCGGTGGCCCGCGCCAGTCCGCTGTTGAAAGCGTGCAGCAGCGGATTCCTGGAACCGTGGTAGCGCCGCAGAAGCAGCGCCGCCAGCGCCGGCGAAAGCGTGAGTGCATTGAACGCCGAGAGCGCGATGGAGAACGCGATGGTCAGCGCGAACTGCTGGTACAGCCGCCCCGTCGTTCCTGGAAAGAATCCCACCGGCACGAACACCGCGACCAGCACCAGCGAGGTCGCGATCACCGCTCCGGTCACTTCGCCCATGGCCACTTGCGTGGCTCGCCGCGCATCGGCCATCCCTTCCTGGATGTGGCGCTCCACGTTCTCGATCACCACGATGGCGTCGTCTACCACCAGGCCCGTGGCCAGCGTGATGCCGAACAGGGTCAGCGTGTTGATGGAAAACCCGAACAGCTTGGCGAAGGCGAACGTGCCGATCAGCGATACCGGAATCGTCACTGCCGGAATCAGCGTGCTCCGCCACGTCTGCAGGAAGAGGAAGATCACCAGAATGACGATGACCACCGCTTCCAGCAGAGTCTTCAGCACTTCGCGGATGGACTCGCCCACCGCCGCGGTAGTGTCAAAAGCCATCTGGTACTTCAGGCCCGGCGGAAACTGCTTCGCCAGCCGGTCCAGTTCCTCTCGCACTCCCGCCGCTACCTCCAGCGCGTTGGCGTTGGAGAGCTGCATCACGCCCAGGCCCAGGGCCTCATGTCCGTTGTAGAAAAGGTTGGAGCCGTAGTTCTCCGCTCCCAACTCGGCGCGTCCCACATCGCGCACCTGCACCAGCGACCCGTCTTCGCCCCGCTTCAGGACGATGTCCTCGAATTCCCTCGGCTCCGTCAGCCTTCCCACGGCACGTACGCTGATCTGGAACTGCTGTCCCGGCACGGCCGGTGATTCTCCCACTTGCCCGGCCGCCACCTGCACGTTCTGTTCGCGCAGCGCCGCCACCACATCGCCCGCGGTGAGCTTGCGTTTAGCCAGTCGCAGCGGGTCCAGCCACAGGCGCATCGCGTACTTGCGCTCGCCGAAGATGATGACGTCGCCCACGCCCTTCACCCGCTTCAGCGGGTCGCGCACGTACACGTCCAGGTAGTTGCTGATGAACTGGCTGTCGTAGCGCCCGTCCTCGGAGTACACCCCTATGGCCAGCACGAACGACCCGGAGTTCTTGTAGATGCCGAGGCCGGTGGTCTGCACCTCCCCGGGCAGGCGTCCCAGCACGGTCGAGGCGCGGTTCTGCACGTCCACGGCGGCGATGTCCAGGTTGCGGTCCAGCGCGAACGTCGCCGTTACCGAGCTCGAGCCGTCGTTGCCGCTGCTCGAGCTCATGTACCGCATGCCCTCGGCGCCGTTGATGGCCTGCTCCAGCAGCGTGGTCACGCTGCTCTCCACCGCCTGGGCGTTGGCCCCGGTGTAGTTCGCGAACACACTCACCTGCGGCGGCGCCAGCACCGGAAACTGCGCCACCGGCAAGGTAGGGATGGCGGTCGCTCCCGCCAGGATGATCAGCAGCGAACAGACCGTCGCAAACACCGGCCGCCGTATGAAGAAATTAACGAACATGCCCTGCTTTCCCGCTCAGAATGAGGAAAAGGCGAGGACTACTCACGGGCCAACCTACTCCGCCTTTACCGGCGTCCCGTCCGCCAGCATTTGCACGCCGGTCACGATCACCTTCTCGCCCGGCTCGATCCCCTCCAGCACCACGTACCGGTTCCCCAGGATCTCTCCCAGTCGCATCGCTCTCTGCCGGGCTACGGTCTGCTTGCCATCGCTCTCCACCACGAACGCGAAGGTCTGTCCGGCCACGCGCTGCACTGCCGTGATGGGCAGCAGCACCCGTTCGCCCTCACTCCAGATCACCCGCGCTCGCACCACTTCATCGTTGCGGAAACGTCCCTGCGGATTGGGCACGCTGGCCTTGATCAGCAACAGTTGCGTGGCGTCGTCCACGCGCGGGGAAACGAACGTGGTCACGGTGCGTATCGCGGTCTGTTCCCCGGGCACCACGATCTCGACCGGCGTCCCTGTACGCACAGCGCCAGATTTTTCCGCCGGAACCGAGATATAGGCTTCGAGTTCGCCGCCTTCGTCGAGCGTGGTGAGTACGGTGTCGGTGTTCACGCGGTCGCCCACCCGCACCGGGATGTCGCCGATCGTTCCTGCCGACGGCGCCGTCACCGTGTAGTAGCGCAACTGCACCTTCTGTTCGCTCACCGACGCCTCGAGCGCGTCCACCTCCGCCTTGGAGGCGTCATAGGCCGTCTGGGCCTGGTCCAGTTCTTGCTTGCTGATCACTCCGGCGGCGAACAATTGCTTGCGCCGCTCCAGTTCTTGCCGGTTGTACTCCAGGGCCGCCCGGCGCGCCCGCTGGTTAGCTTCCTGCGCGGTAACCGTAGCCTCTTGCTTCCGCGGATCGATCTCCAGCAACGGCGCCCCGGCCGCCACCCGGTTCCCCGAGCGCACGAAGATGCGGGTGACCTGTCCCTCCACCTCCGGCTGGATCACGGACGACCGCCGCGACTTCAGCGTGGCGATGTACTCGGTGAAATCCGGCGCTCGCTCCCGCGTCGCCGTCTCCACTTTCACCGCGATGGCCTGCGGATCTGTTTCCGCGCCTCCTTGCGCTTTCTTGCTGCATCCGGTTATGGCCACCGCTACCACAGTCAGGACACACCATGACACGGTTGTCACCACGACCCGCGGTTGAAAGGAAGAGAACATCATGGCCGCCCTTATATGATTGCACCACGAATCCATATGGCGCGTCGAGGTGTTACCCACAGGATGTTTACCTGGACGGGATGGATTCCTTTATTTGCGGGATGTACCGGCTCCAGTGCCGCAACCGGGCCTTCTGCTAGTGGGAACATCGGACCCGGGCACTACCGGATCAGCTCTGGAATCGCATTCACCTTGCCCTCGGGGCCCATGGCGATGTAGCCGCCGTCCACCGCCACATCGGTTCCGGTAATGAAGGAAGCGCCGTCGGAGCAGAGAAAGAGCACGGCCTGCGCGACTTCCTCGGGGTTGCCCACCCGGCTCAGCGCGTGGAAGCGCCCGCCGACCTGGTCCGTGAGGGCGCGGTCGCCGTGGGTCCATTCGTTCATCAGCCGGCACCAGATCCATCCCGGGGAAACCGAGTTGACGCGGATCTTGTCGGCCGCCAGCTCGAGCGCCTGGGTCCGCGTCAGATGGATCATGGCCGCCTTGGTGACCGGATATACCGCGCGGCCGGGTTGCGCCACCTTGCCGCTGACGCTGCCGAAGTTGATGATCACGCCCCCACCGCGCTTCACCATGTGCGGCCGGCAAGCCTGCGCCATGACGATGCCCCCCAGCACGTTCACGTTGAACGCGTCCAGCCACTTCTCGCGGTTGGTCGCAAACCCCTCATCGGTATAGACACAGGCAAGGTTGATGAGGAAGTCCACGCCGCCGAATGTCTTCACGGTGCGCTCCACGCAGGCTGCGACTTGCTGATCATCGCGCAGGTCGGTCTGGACAAACAAAACGTCCTTGCCCAGCTCGGAGGCGGCAGCCTGGCCGCCCTTGGCGTCCACGTCCGCCACCGTCACCTTCGCTCCCTCGCCCACGAATCCTCGCACCACGCCCTGTCCCAGCAGCGTGGCCCCACCGGTAACGATCGCAACCTTGCCCTTGAGTCCTTGCATCTCTCGTGTCTCCCTCTTCCCTCGCAGCTTCAGGCCTGACGGGCCGGCACTGTCGCCGGCGCCTCTTTCTCCCAGAACCGTCGGCCGGGCGGCAGTGGCTCGGTGCCGGGATGTCCGGAACGCAGTCCCAGGGCTTGGCGCACCTGAGCGCCGGCAATGTTAACCCTTCCGCGGATGGCCGACCACATCCAGTGATGGCCGGTCAGCTTCTCGATCAGGGCGCGGACCTTGGCCATGTCGTGAAAGGCCTCTGTGATGTAGGCCGGGTCGTTAAAGTTCTCCACGAAGGCATTGGCGATGGTCTGGCAGCCGCGGGCGTCATCCAGTTCACCGCTGGAGCCGTACTGCGCGATCAGCAGCTCCTTGCCGGGATCGGTCAGCGGTTCCAGCAGCGTGTTGTTGAACATTTCGATAAAGCGGTGCCGCGCCCAGAACTTTTCAAAGGTGCTCTCCATCCAGGGCACGTCGAAGGGTTGATCCTGGCGTTCCAGAATGCACTGCACCAGGTTGCGCGCCATCTTGTTGCCGTTGTTCGCCCCTTGCCCGCCAATGGGATCCAAGGAATGGGCGGTGTCGCCGACGGAAATCACCGGCCGGCCCGAGGGAAGAACGCCCACGACTTTCCGCACCTCGGGAACGAAACTGCCCACCAGCCAGGCGTTTTCGTCCGCCAGTTCGGCGTTCTTGATCCACTCCGCATCCCAGGGCACCATCTCCCGCGTCACCTTCTTGGCGATGTCCAGAGCGTCCTGTCCGCTCTTCGCGCCGCGGAACTGGTCCATGGGACTGCCTTCCTTGGCTTCGAACACGCAGCTCCAGGCTTGGCTGCCGCCCTTGTGATACCAGGGAACCCAGAAGCACTCGCCGTAACGTCCGAAGAAGTTGAACTTCACCGGCAGGAACGGGCAGTAGTCCATGTGCATGGCAACGTTCACGACGTTGATCATGGCAAGAAACCGCGGCGGCTTCTTATACGTGCTGCGGCCATCATCGCGTGGAAACAGCTTCACCACCGGGCCGCGGCCTGCCGCCACAATCGTCAGATCATGCGCCGCGGCGATTTCCTCCAGGCGCGGGATGGTGACCTCCTCAGTGGTGATCTTCCCCCCGATCTTTTCCAGGTCCTGCATCCAGCGGGCGCTCTGCAGGCGCAGATCGATAGCCAGGAAGGGTCGTGATAGCCGCCCCATCAGGGTGAGCAGAACGTTGCCCAGCGCTCCCGGCACGAACGTGAGGTGCACGCCCTCGCCCTTGGGCGCCAGGTGGTCCCAATGATTCAGGCCCAGTTCGCGTTCCCAGTCCAGTGACATATCGAATCGCGCGGCCGTGCCCGTGGGCCGGCTGCGATTCAGAAAGTCTTCCGGCGTCTTGTCGGAAAAAAGCGTGACCTCATAGCCGTGGCGCCGCAGGTCATGCGCAATCAGCAGGCCTGCCTGTCCCGCTCCGACGATGGCCACTCTCCTCATCGGCCCTGCGGCTCACCTCCCATCAACTCGATCACATCGCCGATCACCTTCAGGTAGTCGGGAAATGAAAAGGGCGGCAGTTCCACGCCCTCCGGAAAGTGCCCCTGGAAAAGCGGGAAGTACACGTCCGGCGGAGAAGGATTCAGCACCACGGTCGTGGCGCCGGCGGCGCGATAGTCGGCAATACGCTTGCGCACCTGTTCCGCCGTGCCGGCGAGCGTGAACGCGGCCGCCATCTCGTCGCTCACCAGGCGCAGCGCCCCCTTCAAGTCTCCGCGCGCCACCAGATCCTGGATCTGGCGGACCTCGCTGCCAAAACCGGCTTGCGCGAAGCTTTCAGCGTAGAAACGCGACGAGCCGCTGGCGGTGGCGAACATCAAGACCTGTCCTTTGATCTGCTCCAAGGCGCGGCCGTCCCGGCCGACGATGGCGGGAAGCCCGCAGGCAATGTCGAAACCGTCAAGCGACCGTCCAGCGCGCTCGGCGCCGGCGCTGATATTCGGCAGTACGACCTTGCCCAGGTACGGCAGCGAATAGAAGTAGCCCAGGATGCCATCCGCCACTTCGCCCGCCAGATGCGCCATCTTGGGTCCGATGGCCGCCAGGTAGATCGGAATCGGCGGGCTGGGAGGAGGCACCTGAAGCTGGAAATTCCTGACGCGAAACACCTCGCCTTCGTAGGTGACACATTCTCCCGCGAGGATGCGCCGCAGGATGGTCACATACTCGCGCATGGCCGTGAGCGTCTTGGCGTAGCGGGCGCCATGCCAGTCTTCGACATAAGAGCGGGCTTGCAATCCCAGTCCCAGGATCATGCGTCCCGGGCAAAGTTGACTCAAGCTCACGGCGCTTAGCGCCATGGCCACCGGAGACCGGCTCCATATGCCGACCACGCCGGTCGCCAGCCTCAGCCGTTCGGTCTCCAGCGCAGCCGCAGCCGCCGGTATGAAGGCGTCGCCGAAGGTGATTTCCGGGAACCATGCGGTCTGCCAGCCACACTCATCGGCGCGGCGGGCGAAACGGCGGACCTCCGCCAGCGGCAGGGCCTCCAGGAAGACTCCCAGTCTGTTCGATCCCACGTGCAGTCGTCTCCCTCAGTCCGGAATGTCGGGATGCCGAGTCGCCAAGCGATACCGGCCGGAGTGGAACACCAGCGGCTCGCCTTCCTGGTACTTGTAGTCTTCCACTTCCCCGAGAAGGATCACGTGGTCGCCGCCGTCGTATTGCCGCACCTTGCGGCACACGAACCAGGCGACGGCGCCGTTGAGCAGCGGGCAGCCGGCTCTGCCTTCCGTGCACTCCACGCCCGCGAACTTGTCCGCCATCGGGGTGGAAAACTGGCGGGAAAGATGGTGTTGCCGCGACTCGAGCACGTTCACCGCGAAGTGACTCGCGCTGCAGAAATCCTGGAAGCTGCCCGCGTTGCGTGCCAGGCTCCACAAAATCAGTGGCGGATCGAGTGAGACCGATGAGAACGAGTTCACCGTGACTCCCACTCGCCGTCCGTCCGATGTGCCTGCCGTTACCACCGTGACTCCGGTGGCAAACTGGCCCAACGCGCGCCGAAAATCGCGGCGATCGAACCGGTCTGCCACCGCTTTGGCTTCCTGCTGGATCAACTTTTCCGCTTCCGCCGCCTCCATGAACCAGGGAAAGAAGGTGCGGGGATCGTCGAAGCCGTTCACGAAGGCCCGGGCGACGGCGGTGATCTTGCCGCATGCTTCCAGGATCTTCATCACGTGCGCCGGCGGGTTCAGCATCAGGTTGGTCCACTCCGTGACCCACTTCGCATATCCCGTCCAGTAGCGATCGAAGGTCTGCTGCATCCACTCCGGATCGGCCGCCCGGTCGCCGCGCTCCAGAATGCTTTCCAGGTACGATTCCGCGCACTTGGCCGCGTTGTTCGACCCCTGCCCGGTGATGGGATCGTTGAGCACCACGGTGTCCGCCATGCCCAGGACGTGCTGCCCCGAAGGCAGCCTGGCCAACGGCTTCCGCACCACCGGGGTCAAGCGCCCGGTGAGAACGCCGTTGGCGTCGGTCAGTTCGACTTCCCGGCAGCGCTCCGCTTCCCAGGGCAGCCAGCGCTCCAGGATCTGTTTGCTGCGGGCCAGGTGTTCGCCGGGTGTCTTCACGTCCTGCCAGCAGTCCATGGGCCCGCCCACCACGCCTTCGAACGTCATGATTTCGCAGGGACCGCTGGTGGTGAGCGCGGGAAACGCGAAGTACTCGCCCACCTGCGGAATCAGGTTGAAAGAAACCAGGCTGAAGGGCTGGCGCGGCGCCATGTTGCGCACGTAGGTGAGCGCCAGGGCACGCTGCGGTTTTTCGAAGCACGAGCGTTCGGCATCGCGCTCGAAAAGCTGCCCGATGGCGCCCTTCCCTGCCGCCACGATCACCAGGTCGTGGGTGCGTGCGCACCGCTCCAGGTCGTCCAGGTCGGCTTCCTTGATGCGCAGTTCGCCGCCGCGCCGCTCGAACTCCGTGATCCAGCGCGCCACTTTCAGACGCAGGTCCACCGACTGCGCAGGATCATCCAGTTGGGTGGCCCAATCGACCACTTTGCCGCCCACGCCATCCGGCACGGCGAAGCCCATGCCCTCCACGCGGGGGCAGTCCGCTTCCCAGAAGTTCAGGCCCAGTGCTCGCTCCGCCTCCAGCGCCGAGTCGAACATGCACTGGCTGGACATCACCGGTCCATCGTGAATCTCCTCCGCCGAGCGGCCCGCGTAGATGGTTACCTCATAGCCGCCGGCCAGCAGGCCCAGCCCAAGTTGTAGTCCCGACTGGCCGGCTCCAATGATGGCGATACGCTTCATTCCACCCGGTTCCCCAACGCGGAAAGCAAACTATCACGCAGGTTGGTGACGAACAAGGGAGCCGGACTGTAAAGAGATGAAAACGGCGCAACTCTCGGGTATATTTGGCTCCCCATCGAACGGATTCCGCGCCCGTCCCTACATGCAGGATCGCCGGACCCGTGGGCCGCACTTCAGGAAGCGAGGGAGACAGCGCTCCATGAGAAAGATCGCGATTGTCGGAGCCGGACAATCCGGCCTGCAGTTGGCGCTAGGGCTGCAGCAGCAGGGTTACGGCGTCACCGTCGTCTCCAACCGCACGCCCGAGCAGATTCGCGCCGGCCGGGTCACATCCAGCCAGTTCATGTTCCACGACTCCTTGCAGAACGAGCGCGACCTCGGCATCAACCTCTGGGAGAAGCAGTGTCCCATCACCGAAGGCATCGCCTTCTCCATCCCTGCTCCCGATGGCAGCCGCGCTCTCTTCTGGGAGGCCCGGCTCGACCACTACGGCCAGTCCATCGATCAGCGCGTGAAGTTCTCGGGTTGGATGGCGGAGTTTGCTCGCCGCGGCGGCAAGCTGGTGATCGAGGACGCCGGTCCGGAGCACCTGGAGCAGTACGCCCACACCCACGACCTCGTCCTGGTCGCTTCCGGCAAGGGAGAAATCGCCCGCCTGTTCGAGCGCGACGCCTCCCGCTCTCCCTACTCCACTCCCATGCGCGCCCTCGCGCTCACCTACGTCACCAACATGGTGCCCCGCGAGCCCTACCCCGCGGTGGCCTTCAGCCTCATGCCCGGCGTGGGCGAATACTTTGTTTTCCCCGCCCTCACCCTCAGCGGCCCCTGCGAGATCATGGTGTTTGAAGGCGTGGTCGGCGGGCCCATGGACTGCTGGCAGGATGTGAAAACGCCCCAGCAGCACCTGGCCCGCAGCAAGGAGATCCTCGCCAAGTTCCTGCCCTGGGAAGCCGCGCGCTGCCACAACATTCAACTCACCGACGACATGGGCATCCTGACCGGCCGCTTCGCCCCCACCGTCCGCAAGCCTGTCTGCAAGCTGCCGTCCGGCGCCGTGGTCCTGGGTATGGCGGATGTAGTGGTGCTCAACGATCCCATCACCGGCCAGGGCTCGAACACTGCCAGCAAGGCGGCGAAGGTGTACATGGACCGCATCCTGGAGCGCGGCTCGAAGCCCTTCGATGCCGCCTGGATGCAAGGCACCTTCGATGCCTTCTGGAGCTACGCCCAGTGGGTGGTGCGTTGGACCAACTCGTTATTGGTGCCACCTGAGCCCCAGATCCTGCAGCTCATGGGCGCCGCCAGCCAGATTCCGGCGCTCGCCAGCCGGATCGCGAATGGATTTAACAACCCGCCGGACTACAGCCCTTGGTGGTTCGGCACCGCAGAGGCCGAATCCCTGATTCAGCGCCTGCAGAAGGAGGCGTCGGTCGCCTAGGTACGCTGCCGAGTTGACAGCGGCCGCCCCCGGGTATGGAATGAGCATCTCCAGGATCGCTCACACTTCAGGGAAGGATTTTTTCTGGACCCGGGCAACATACTCAACGCCATCATGAACCAGGAGGTGCACCATGGTTGAGCAATATATGGCTCTGGCTTTGCAGCCCACCATGCGCGGCTGCCGCAAGCGTTCCGAAGTCATCACCAACCTCAAGCACATCGGCGAACTCATCGACGCCTCGGTGTGGCTCAGCGCCATCGATCTCCCCGTGCGCTTGATCACCATCCCCGAGGGCTCTCTGCAAGGCTTCACCGATGAGGTCTTCGACTGGGACCATCGCAAATACGTGCAGGAGATGGCGCTCGATATCCCCGGTGACGAAACCGAGTTCCTGGGTCGCAAGGCGCGTCAGCACAACGCCTTTGTCATCGCCCAGGCCAAGGTGAAGCACCCCGAGTTTCCCGAGCGTTTCTTCAACTGCGCCTTCATCATCGACCCCAGCGGCAACGTGATCCACCGGCACTACAAGCTGCAGGTGTTCGCGCGCGAGCACTCCACCGTCCCCCACGACGTGTGGGATCGCTGGGTGGAACTCTATGGCGAGAACCTGGACGCCTTCTACCCGGTTTGCGATACCGAGATCGGCCGCATCGGCACCATCATCTGCATGGAGGGCTCCTATCCGGAAACGGCCCGCGGCCTGGCCATGAACGGTGCCGAGATCATCTACCGGCCCAGCTACCCTGAGCCTTACGTAGCCAACGGCTTGTGGGAGATCCAAAACCGTGCCCGCGCCTTGGACAACACCTGCTATGTGATCGCTCCCAACGTCGCCTGTTACTACCTGACGCAGGAGTCGGAAACCGCCATCGACACCTTCGGCGGCGCGTCCATGATCGTCGACTACCAGGGACGCATGGTTTCCGAACACAAGTACGGTTCGGGTTCCTCCTACGCCGGAGGCATCATCGACATCGAAGCTCTGCGCCAGTACCGCACGCGCTCCCTGTGGGGCAACTGGATGAAGGACCTGCGCACGGAACAGTACCGGTTGATCTATGACCGGCCCATCTACCCCAAGAACCTGTGCCTGGAGGAACCTCCCCGCCGGCACGAGCAGAACGACGCCATCGTTCGCGCCCAGATCGAGTCGATGATTGACCGCGATATCTTCCGGCGCGCGGGCACGAAGAAGGGCGAAGCGAAAGAGCGGCCCGCCGAAAAAGTGCTCGCCGATTGAGGCCGCACGAACGTGCGATCGGGCGCGGTCCTTTTAGGGGACCGCGCTCGTCGCTTGTTGTGGTTCAAACCCGGAGGGAACAATGAAGCCCCAGCAAAAGGTCCTGGGTGGTCGAGACGTGGTCAAGGTGGCCGTCGTGCAGACTCCACCGGTCTACCTCGACCGTGAGCGCAGCGTGGAACGCGCCTGCCAGAAGATTGCGCAAGCCGCCGAGCACGGGGCGGAACTCATCGTCTTCACCGAGACCTGGCTGGCCGGCTACCCCTATTGGGGCGAGGGTTGGGAGTCGAAGCTCAATGACTGGGTGCCGGTGCGCATCCGCTTCTATGACAACGCCCTGCTGATTCCCAGCGAAGACACCGAACGCCTCGGCGAGGCGGCCGCCAAGGCCAACGCGTACGTCGTGATCGGCTGCAATGAGATGGATCCACGCCGCGGCGTGCACACCATCTACAACACTCTGCTTTTTCTCGATCGCTCCGGGAAGGTCCTCGGACGCCATCGCAAGACCATGCCCACCTTCGTCGAGCGAGCGGTGTGGGGCAACGGGGACGGCAGCGACCTGGTCACCTATGACACCGACATCGGCCGTATCGGCGGCCTCATCTGTGGCGAGCATCTCATGACCCTCATCCGCGCCCGCATGATCGAACAGGGCGAGGACTTCCACATCGCCGTCTTTCCGGGAGCTTTCGCGCTCCACTGCGGGCCCAAGTTGGAAGAGGCCGATGTCCAGGGCCAGTTCTTCTGGGGCCACACCCAGACGCGCGCCCATGCCCTGGAAGCGGGCGCGTTCGTGCTTTCCGCCTGCGGATACATCACCCAGGACGATATCCCGGCAGACTTCCCCCTGCGGGATACCATCAATGTGGACTACGCCCAGGGCGGCAGCCAGA
Coding sequences:
- a CDS encoding styrene monooxygenase/indole monooxygenase family protein: MRRVAIVGAGQAGLLIAHDLRRHGYEVTLFSDKTPEDFLNRSRPTGTAARFDMSLDWERELGLNHWDHLAPKGEGVHLTFVPGALGNVLLTLMGRLSRPFLAIDLRLQSARWMQDLEKIGGKITTEEVTIPRLEEIAAAHDLTIVAAGRGPVVKLFPRDDGRSTYKKPPRFLAMINVVNVAMHMDYCPFLPVKFNFFGRYGECFWVPWYHKGGSQAWSCVFEAKEGSPMDQFRGAKSGQDALDIAKKVTREMVPWDAEWIKNAELADENAWLVGSFVPEVRKVVGVLPSGRPVISVGDTAHSLDPIGGQGANNGNKMARNLVQCILERQDQPFDVPWMESTFEKFWARHRFIEMFNNTLLEPLTDPGKELLIAQYGSSGELDDARGCQTIANAFVENFNDPAYITEAFHDMAKVRALIEKLTGHHWMWSAIRGRVNIAGAQVRQALGLRSGHPGTEPLPPGRRFWEKEAPATVPARQA
- a CDS encoding LLM class flavin-dependent oxidoreductase — protein: MGSNRLGVFLEALPLAEVRRFARRADECGWQTAWFPEITFGDAFIPAAAAALETERLRLATGVVGIWSRSPVAMALSAVSLSQLCPGRMILGLGLQARSYVEDWHGARYAKTLTAMREYVTILRRILAGECVTYEGEVFRVRNFQLQVPPPSPPIPIYLAAIGPKMAHLAGEVADGILGYFYSLPYLGKVVLPNISAGAERAGRSLDGFDIACGLPAIVGRDGRALEQIKGQVLMFATASGSSRFYAESFAQAGFGSEVRQIQDLVARGDLKGALRLVSDEMAAAFTLAGTAEQVRKRIADYRAAGATTVVLNPSPPDVYFPLFQGHFPEGVELPPFSFPDYLKVIGDVIELMGGEPQGR
- a CDS encoding styrene monooxygenase/indole monooxygenase family protein; amino-acid sequence: MKRIAIIGAGQSGLQLGLGLLAGGYEVTIYAGRSAEEIHDGPVMSSQCMFDSALEAERALGLNFWEADCPRVEGMGFAVPDGVGGKVVDWATQLDDPAQSVDLRLKVARWITEFERRGGELRIKEADLDDLERCARTHDLVIVAAGKGAIGQLFERDAERSCFEKPQRALALTYVRNMAPRQPFSLVSFNLIPQVGEYFAFPALTTSGPCEIMTFEGVVGGPMDCWQDVKTPGEHLARSKQILERWLPWEAERCREVELTDANGVLTGRLTPVVRKPLARLPSGQHVLGMADTVVLNDPITGQGSNNAAKCAESYLESILERGDRAADPEWMQQTFDRYWTGYAKWVTEWTNLMLNPPAHVMKILEACGKITAVARAFVNGFDDPRTFFPWFMEAAEAEKLIQQEAKAVADRFDRRDFRRALGQFATGVTVVTAGTSDGRRVGVTVNSFSSVSLDPPLILWSLARNAGSFQDFCSASHFAVNVLESRQHHLSRQFSTPMADKFAGVECTEGRAGCPLLNGAVAWFVCRKVRQYDGGDHVILLGEVEDYKYQEGEPLVFHSGRYRLATRHPDIPD
- a CDS encoding styrene monooxygenase/indole monooxygenase family protein, whose protein sequence is MRKIAIVGAGQSGLQLALGLQQQGYGVTVVSNRTPEQIRAGRVTSSQFMFHDSLQNERDLGINLWEKQCPITEGIAFSIPAPDGSRALFWEARLDHYGQSIDQRVKFSGWMAEFARRGGKLVIEDAGPEHLEQYAHTHDLVLVASGKGEIARLFERDASRSPYSTPMRALALTYVTNMVPREPYPAVAFSLMPGVGEYFVFPALTLSGPCEIMVFEGVVGGPMDCWQDVKTPQQHLARSKEILAKFLPWEAARCHNIQLTDDMGILTGRFAPTVRKPVCKLPSGAVVLGMADVVVLNDPITGQGSNTASKAAKVYMDRILERGSKPFDAAWMQGTFDAFWSYAQWVVRWTNSLLVPPEPQILQLMGAASQIPALASRIANGFNNPPDYSPWWFGTAEAESLIQRLQKEASVA